The genomic DNA ACTCAAAGAACAAAATTAAGAACATACCTGTGTTTGATTGCCAACACTGTTGGAAGTTGTAGAGGGCTTAGCAAAGCTAGCTCTTGCTTCTGCAACAGCTTTCTCTATGAAATCATCTGTTATCTTACGTGCTGGATGTTCATTGAAAACAGAATTCATTAAAGCAATTTTTGCTGCTGATCTACGAGCTTCAGCTTTAGTGGGGCAATTTTGAAAACTACCAAAGCAAGATCCGCCAGGGAGAGTAACATAACATACATAAGGTGGACTGGTACCAGGTACAGATTCATAAATAACTAATGCTCCGTTTCTTAGCTCTGTTCCTCTACTTTGTTTCATTTGCCAAAACTCTTGCAAAGCTTCTACTACATTTACtataagaaaaaatgaaataatatataacaaatttaatattgaataaaaaaagaaatagtaataCCTCTTCCATAGCCTTGAGTATGCTTAGCAAAGCTGTTAACAACTGCTTCTACTGCTTCCTTTAACACTTGCTTATCTCTGGCATCTACCAAACCACCTGTGATACCCATATTTTCAGGAACACGAGATTTTgttttaactggcattatgcCCTGCATCACCTTTTAAAAGCTCACGTACATTTACGTCCtataaaagtaattattataattttttgattGAATAAactacataataaaaaaaacttcAGATTAAAAAAGGAGTTGTTGgcgaaatataaatgaaatttttgtctCGATATTGAGTTTGAAGACTAGTCgatcataaaacgaaagaaacgaacagATGAAGTAGGGAAATTTTAGTTACATACGTAACTAAAGTTAGCGAAACAAGATTAGCAAAGATTATCTTTCTGAAACGTTCAGTATGACAGGTCTTAGATGTTATGCAAACGACGAAACGGAGAAGGAATTGCTACGACACCGAAGAGACCGAATGTAAAAAGAAACCCTGGTGACCCACCTGCAGAGACCCGAATGCCCAGGAATTCGTATAACTTACTTTCTGACCCAGCGCTACGGGATCAAATTGCAATACACATATAACGTGTTTAATGGCACCGGACCACTGACGATTTCCAGAAAACCAGGGCTGTCTACCTCGGTCAAGTACCCCATGGTACGATGACACTATCACGGAGGATTGCCAACTGATTATCAACATTCTCTACCAAGCGCAGTGTCGGATTCTATGAACATGGAACCCATGCctaaatgtataattttaatgttatatattaatatatcaatagaaaagagagagatagccgaaaaaagagagagagagaaaacaTATGGCCAATAAtaagatattattttaaatatagataaatttgatattaattcTATCTTATTTCGAGAACACTACAAAGTTATAGCTATTTagaattgtaataaattgaaatatttaaaaatacttattattgaatgattaaaaaatcaaaaatatagaTTTGTTATGTTTAATTGTagtataaaatatgttttaattattccttcatatatcataaaattaatgaaaaatatataaaaatataagtacGACAATGAAAATGTTTAGAGTAGACAACTCACTGATTCATAGGATTACACATGCAAATAGAGCGCCATACGTTAGTTGCTGTTGTTActagaaattataatactcAGTTGATAAAAAAGAACCagacaaaaaataataatcatatttatcATTCTATCGCACTTATTATTTCTGGATCATTTTCAATTCAACAGAAACAAGATAACGGGACTAATAATGgctagaattaaaattaagtaTGATCATAAATACAGAAGAGATACGGGAAATTGAATATTACATACTTACAGAAATAGACTAATGATTTAATCAATGTTCTACAGTTAATATCATATCAttagaatttttttctttcttttggacagaaattttattttcaattttagagGGACATAGAATAGATAAACACCTGGAAAAAGGCTATCAACCGCTAGTAAAGTTGTAATCATACTCTGTGTTGAATTGGTAATGTTGGAAATGATCAACATGGTAAAGGGGCCTTGAAGTCCCAGACATGTAAGATAAAAAATCCATTGGATGATAGATCTATTTTGTATTTCGTTTGTGGCTGAATATAATCTCAGATATAACTATTCTAAATCGTAGATGGCGCAAAACAATTAACTTTTTGTGAGATCGGTATTTCAGttgtacaaaattttataaaatgttagATCTATGCTCTATCTTCTGTGCTATATCGTCTGCGATCATATTGCTACATTCAAATAGACAATTAGATACACACATTGATATTAACAGTGTACGTCAATTCATAGatgttattataataaaaaatttgtttcgcatcaaaatgtaaattaaacattttaaattcaattaagTAGAATATGTAAAGATATATATCGAAATTATTGATTTATAATATCTACGGAAAAGTGATACGTGgcaaaatatcttttattcttatttctatGATTC from Bombus huntii isolate Logan2020A chromosome 5, iyBomHunt1.1, whole genome shotgun sequence includes the following:
- the LOC126865601 gene encoding protein limb expression 1 homolog; this encodes MQGIMPVKTKSRVPENMGITGGLVDARDKQVLKEAVEAVVNSFAKHTQGYGRVNVVEALQEFWQMKQSRGTELRNGALVIYESVPGTSPPYVCYVTLPGGSCFGSFQNCPTKAEARRSAAKIALMNSVFNEHPARKITDDFIEKAVAEARASFAKPSTTSNSVGNQTQGNGDEKEDPNTGIGAFRFMLECNRGRTMLEFQELMTVFQLLHWNGSLKAMRERQCSRQEVVAHYSHRALDDDMRSQMALDWVAREHESGGGVVAMELALAERELEAARLAGRELRFPKEKKDILMLAHAQVCPQ